One window of Doryrhamphus excisus isolate RoL2022-K1 chromosome 13, RoL_Dexc_1.0, whole genome shotgun sequence genomic DNA carries:
- the spred1 gene encoding sprouty-related, EVH1 domain-containing protein 1, with the protein MSEDSTNPNNDDSYARVRAVVLTRDDSSGGWLPLGGGGLSCITVYKVNRAEDSGSTHSSGNNRGSTGNLSPCSSSPTPSPSPSPSPSPTAVEFYIKGERLKDKLVVLECVLQEGLVYNKVNPIFHHWRINDKKFGLTFQSPADARAFDRGIRRAIEDISQGCKPFGEGDAPEDGIPACEEPPSICTPMKEPFSPLNNVVSTEPFRGCYVRAQPFDEFPSSNRRYLPPQVSFKSTRHVSFHMDEEEIVRINPRKDVLIRGYEDYRHPVMWKQESDREDLDFPATFHKLDSKKCEYLFPDGPGGDSHLGPGLGMGTGMGLGLGKDTAIKTQPSPLLKSKKGRRRREDGERSRCIYCREMFNHEDNWRGQCQDAPDPIKQCIYKVSCMLCAESMLYHCMSDSEGDFSDPCSCDTSDEQFCLRWLALVALSFIAPCMCCYLPLRACHHCGEACRCCGGKHKAAG; encoded by the exons tgacaGTTATGCGCGTGTGAGAGCAGTGGTCCTGACGCGGGATGACTCCAGCGGTGGATGGCTTCCCCTGGGCGGTGGAGGCCTTAGCTGCATTACCGTCTACAAAGTCAACCGGGCTGAGGACAGCGGCAGCACCCACAGCAGCGGCAACAACAGAGGGAGCACCGGAAACCTTAGCCCCTGTAGCTCCAGTCCGACTCCCAGCCCCAGTCCCAGCCCGAGCCCCAGTCCCACAGCGGTGGAGTTCTACATAAAGGGCGAGAGGCTCAAAGACAAACTG GTGGTGCTGGAGTGTGTCCTGCAGGAAGGCCTAGTATACAACAAGGTCAACCCCATCTTCCACCACTGGAGGATCAATGACAAGAAGTTCGGGCTCACCTTCCAGAGCCCTGCCGATGCTCGGGCCTTTGATCGAGGTATACGCAGGGCCATAGAGGACATCAGCCAAG GCTGCAAGCCGTTTGGTGAAGGGGATGCTCCTGAAGACGGAATAcca GCCTGTGAGGAGCCTCCCTCCATCTGCACCCCGATGAAGGAGCCCTTCTCCCCACTGAACAATGTCGTCTCCACAGAGCCCTTCCGAGGCTGCTATGTACGCGCTCAGCCCTTTGATGAGTTTCCCTCCAGCAACCGCCGCTACCTGCCGCCCCAG GTGTCATTCAAGTCGACGCGCCACGTCAGCTTTCACATGGACGAAGAGGAGATCGTCCGCATCAACCCCCGCAAGGATGTGCTCATCCGCGGCTATGAGGACTACCGCCACCCAGTCATGTGGAAGCAGGAGTCGGACCGCGAGGACCTGGACTTCCCCGCCACCTTCCACAAACTGGACAGTAAGAAGTGTGAGTACCTCTTTCCTGACGGCCCCGGCGGGGACTCCCACTTGGGCCCTGGTTTGGGCATGGGCACGGGCATGGGGCTCGGCCTGGGCAAGGACACGGCCATCAAGACTCAGCCCTCGCCGCTGCTGAAATCCAAGaaggggcggcggcggcgggaggATGGCGAGCGCTCGCGCTGCATCTACTGCCGAGAGATGTTCAACCACGAGGACAACTGGCGGGGACAGTGCCAAGACGCCCCCGACCCCATCAAGCAGTGCATCTACAAAGTCAGCTGCATGCTGTGTGCCGAGAGCATGCTCTACCACTGCATGTCCGACTCGGAGGGGGACTTCTCGGACCCGTGCTCGTGCGACACCTCCGACGAGCAGTTCTGCCTGCGCTGGCTCGCCCTGGTGGCGCTCTCCTTCATTGCGCCCTGCATGTGCTGCTACCTGCCACTGCGCGCCTGCCACCACTGCGGCGAGGCGTGCCGCTGCTGCGGGGGCAAGCACAAGGCAGCCGGGTGA